In the Chroococcidiopsis sp. SAG 2025 genome, one interval contains:
- a CDS encoding GFA family protein — MSNSSIAKGSCLCGAVSLSTTSIDRHIAACHCSMCRKWGGGALLAVECGSDVSFKGEENIGIYQSSEWAERGFCNKCGSHLFYRLKQNHQYYIPAGIFDNDEGLVFEHQVFIDEKPAYYSFANETKNMTGAELFAQFAPPSSQS, encoded by the coding sequence ATGTCTAATTCAAGTATTGCAAAAGGTAGCTGTTTATGCGGAGCGGTAAGCCTTTCTACAACCAGCATCGATCGTCATATAGCAGCGTGTCATTGTAGTATGTGTCGTAAATGGGGTGGAGGAGCTTTGTTAGCAGTTGAGTGTGGCAGCGATGTCAGCTTTAAGGGTGAAGAAAATATCGGAATTTATCAATCTTCAGAATGGGCGGAACGTGGATTCTGTAACAAGTGCGGTAGCCATTTATTTTATAGATTGAAACAGAATCACCAATACTATATACCAGCAGGGATTTTTGATAATGATGAAGGTCTTGTGTTCGAGCATCAGGTTTTTATCGACGAAAAACCAGCTTATTACTCCTTTGCCAATGAAACTAAGAACATGACAGGGGCAGAGTTATTTGCACAGTTTGCACCTCCATCGTCCCAGTCATGA
- a CDS encoding RecB family exonuclease, with product MAYQISATKLQTYHRCPQAYQFRYELGLKNNAFFGSAALGTALHQTLALVYGNWHYQEPLPRMDWMLDCWRQRSTSLSPAQAEDGKQILETYYQNFIASKTAIHKPLAVEGKIQASLQVASLEFALTGRYDRLDYLDDGLELIDYKSTRISQAILC from the coding sequence ATGGCTTACCAAATTTCAGCCACCAAGTTGCAAACCTACCATCGCTGTCCGCAGGCATATCAGTTCAGGTACGAGTTAGGACTGAAAAACAATGCGTTCTTTGGCTCGGCAGCATTGGGAACAGCACTTCACCAAACCCTCGCCCTGGTTTATGGTAATTGGCACTACCAAGAGCCTTTACCCAGGATGGATTGGATGCTGGATTGCTGGAGGCAACGCTCAACTAGTTTGAGTCCTGCCCAGGCTGAGGATGGCAAGCAAATTTTAGAAACCTACTACCAGAACTTCATCGCCTCTAAAACTGCGATTCACAAACCCTTGGCAGTAGAAGGCAAAATTCAGGCAAGCTTGCAGGTGGCGAGTTTAGAGTTTGCGCTCACAGGGCGTTACGACCGCCTCGACTACCTGGACGATGGGCTGGAACTGATTGACTACAAATCTACGCGCATAAGTCAAGCTATCCTCTGCTGA
- a CDS encoding DUF389 domain-containing protein, with the protein MRQLLIQVPRGCGKQVLETAKAFDGANLALFEATGSNGAIDLAIAHISNSKVEGLLGELESLPQLHVTLIPQGVMALQPPPEEAPQQVTNVELRSPIEIFLAGLQSVGSWKGFLGYAAAAGVVVWIGLYTNTSYLLVAAMLIAPFAGPAMNLAIATARGDITLLKRSIIRYFSALGVTILVALFLSLILRQEIPTTQMVQTSEQSSVAVLLPLAAGAAGALNLVQSQRSSLGSGASVGMLVAASLAPPAGLVGMAVAIGRWDMATSGLFVLLLQLVGINLTAALLFHVFGLSVQGSRYRRGKQWVFAATLAVTVAALIGLLTWQLSNPPQFQRSTRAQRATAEIGQVIEASGTTQLVEANVRFTAPDIKGQNTLLGTVYVQRRSGVTASAEEIRNTLTRQIQTRLLEQGFNVTPLIDVNVLEAPNKT; encoded by the coding sequence GTGCGTCAGTTACTAATACAAGTTCCGCGTGGTTGTGGCAAACAAGTGCTGGAAACTGCCAAGGCTTTTGACGGGGCAAATTTGGCACTATTTGAGGCAACTGGGAGCAATGGCGCGATCGACTTAGCGATCGCCCACATCTCTAATAGCAAGGTTGAAGGACTGCTGGGAGAGTTGGAATCTCTGCCGCAACTGCACGTCACGCTGATCCCGCAGGGAGTGATGGCGCTACAGCCACCGCCAGAAGAAGCACCGCAGCAAGTCACAAATGTAGAACTTCGCAGCCCAATTGAAATCTTTTTGGCTGGTTTGCAAAGCGTCGGTTCGTGGAAAGGCTTTCTAGGTTATGCTGCTGCTGCGGGTGTGGTCGTTTGGATTGGCTTGTATACGAATACTAGCTATCTGCTCGTTGCCGCGATGCTGATCGCACCGTTTGCGGGTCCCGCGATGAACCTGGCGATCGCGACGGCACGGGGAGACATCACTTTGCTTAAGCGCAGCATCATCCGCTACTTTAGCGCGCTGGGCGTGACAATTCTAGTCGCTCTCTTCCTCAGTCTAATTCTGCGGCAGGAGATTCCCACAACTCAAATGGTACAAACGAGCGAACAATCTTCAGTGGCGGTGTTGCTGCCATTAGCAGCAGGTGCGGCTGGGGCGCTCAATCTCGTGCAGTCGCAAAGAAGTAGCCTGGGATCTGGTGCATCAGTAGGAATGCTCGTCGCTGCTTCACTAGCGCCACCTGCGGGACTCGTGGGGATGGCGGTGGCGATCGGCAGGTGGGATATGGCAACGAGCGGATTGTTCGTCCTATTGCTGCAATTGGTAGGAATTAATTTGACTGCGGCGTTGTTGTTTCACGTCTTTGGCTTGTCCGTGCAAGGATCTCGCTATCGACGGGGCAAGCAATGGGTGTTTGCAGCTACTCTGGCTGTAACTGTGGCAGCCTTGATAGGTTTATTAACTTGGCAGTTGAGCAACCCACCCCAGTTTCAACGTTCTACTAGGGCGCAGCGGGCTACGGCTGAAATTGGGCAGGTAATAGAAGCAAGCGGTACTACCCAATTGGTAGAAGCTAACGTCCGTTTCACTGCTCCAGATATTAAAGGTCAGAATACATTGCTTGGCACGGTTTACGTCCAACGTCGATCGGGAGTCACTGCATCCGCAGAGGAAATTCGCAACACGCTTACCCGTCAGATCCAAACGCGCTTATTAGAACAAGGTTTTAACGTGACACCGTTGATTGATGTCAACGTGTTAGAAGCACCAAATAAAACTTGA
- a CDS encoding cation:proton antiporter codes for MFSIWLCSGLSIYFILNLPFWEAMLAGAAITPTDPIVASSIVTGVVAKENLPARLRHIILAESGWNDGLGYPFVLLAILMIQRPPTEAISHWFFHVLIVGSQCSNFIWRTFGLFGWSSFRVG; via the coding sequence ATGTTCTCGATCTGGCTGTGTAGCGGTTTGTCGATCTATTTTATCTTAAATCTCCCCTTTTGGGAGGCAATGCTAGCAGGGGCAGCAATTACACCTACCGATCCGATTGTCGCCTCCTCAATTGTTACAGGTGTGGTAGCGAAAGAAAATCTACCAGCACGCTTGCGCCATATTATCTTAGCTGAATCGGGTTGGAATGATGGTTTGGGTTATCCGTTTGTCCTGTTGGCAATTTTGATGATACAACGACCTCCGACGGAAGCTATTTCTCATTGGTTCTTTCACGTCTTAATTGTGGGAAGTCAGTGCAGCAATTTTATTTGGCGCACTTTTGGGTTATTTGGCTGGTCGTCTTTTAGAGTGGGCTGA
- a CDS encoding RNA polymerase sigma factor, with protein sequence MAPNAKSADVSQAIAAVYRAEWGRIVATLIRLVGDFDIAEEAAQEAFTAAASQWHSSGIPALPRAWMIKTARYKAIDRLRRRTRLTEKLEWYAASGLIPTSEEPTYDSEEIPDDRLRLIFTCCHPALAIEAQVALTLRMLGGLETDEIARAFLVPTATMAQRLVRAKRKIRDAGIPYKVPDISDLSPRVDAVLTTIYLIFNEGYAATKGEVMVRADLCAEAIRLGQLVRTLMLPQPPSEVTALVALMLLHDSRRDARLDEAGDLVLLEDQDRQRWDRQQIAQALPLVEEALRGGTGVFALQAAIAALHCQAARAEETDWAQIVRLYDLLQRLQPSPIVSLNRAVAIAMVEGASAAIELVDALATQLDSYHLFHATRADLLRRVGALEPAAHSYTRALTLVTNDSERRFLEYRLHEVQL encoded by the coding sequence GCAGCACAGGAAGCATTTACAGCCGCCGCGAGTCAGTGGCACTCCAGTGGCATTCCCGCTCTTCCCCGTGCCTGGATGATCAAAACAGCTCGGTACAAAGCGATCGATCGCCTCCGCCGCCGGACGCGGCTGACCGAGAAACTGGAATGGTATGCCGCATCTGGGTTAATTCCCACCAGCGAGGAACCGACCTACGACAGTGAAGAAATTCCAGACGATCGACTAAGACTGATCTTCACCTGCTGCCACCCAGCACTGGCGATCGAGGCTCAGGTTGCTCTGACGCTGCGAATGTTGGGTGGACTGGAAACAGACGAAATTGCCCGCGCGTTTCTCGTACCCACAGCGACAATGGCACAACGGCTGGTGCGTGCCAAGCGCAAGATTCGGGATGCAGGGATTCCCTACAAGGTGCCAGATATTAGCGATCTATCCCCACGGGTAGATGCGGTGCTGACGACGATTTATCTCATTTTTAATGAAGGCTACGCGGCGACCAAAGGCGAGGTAATGGTGAGGGCTGACCTCTGCGCGGAAGCAATTCGGTTGGGGCAACTGGTGCGGACGCTGATGTTACCGCAACCGCCCTCAGAAGTCACGGCACTGGTGGCGCTGATGTTGTTGCATGACTCGCGGCGCGATGCTCGGTTGGACGAAGCAGGCGATCTGGTGCTGCTCGAAGATCAAGATCGTCAACGCTGGGATCGACAACAGATTGCCCAGGCGTTGCCATTGGTGGAAGAGGCATTGCGCGGCGGCACGGGTGTGTTTGCATTGCAAGCGGCGATCGCGGCACTTCATTGTCAAGCGGCGCGAGCCGAAGAAACAGATTGGGCGCAGATCGTGCGACTCTACGATTTGCTCCAACGCTTGCAGCCTTCGCCGATCGTGTCGCTGAATCGGGCAGTGGCGATCGCTATGGTAGAAGGAGCTTCAGCGGCGATCGAACTGGTCGATGCGCTTGCCACCCAACTCGACAGCTATCACCTGTTCCACGCCACCCGTGCCGATCTGCTGCGACGTGTCGGAGCCTTAGAGCCAGCTGCCCACAGCTACACGCGGGCGCTAACACTGGTCACCAATGACAGCGAACGCCGATTTTTAGAGTATCGGCTGCACGAAGTCCAGCTCTAA